A genomic stretch from Terriglobus sp. RCC_193 includes:
- the gatC gene encoding Asp-tRNA(Asn)/Glu-tRNA(Gln) amidotransferase subunit GatC — MTETFDPNEAPAAVPHPETAAVTLDDVRHVAALANLQLTAEEEPRMQHDLNAILEHVAQLQKLNTDGVEPMAQVGQLLQKAPALGGSSLRPDAVKPSVDRTVVMEEAPDTDGRFFKVPKVIER, encoded by the coding sequence ATGACCGAGACATTCGATCCGAACGAAGCGCCCGCAGCCGTGCCACACCCTGAAACCGCAGCCGTTACGCTGGACGACGTGCGCCACGTGGCCGCGCTGGCCAACCTGCAACTCACCGCCGAAGAAGAGCCACGCATGCAGCACGACCTGAATGCCATCCTGGAGCACGTAGCCCAGTTGCAGAAGCTGAACACAGACGGCGTGGAACCCATGGCGCAGGTAGGACAACTGCTGCAGAAGGCCCCGGCGCTGGGCGGCAGTTCGCTGCGCCCGGATGCAGTGAAACCCTCCGTGGACCGCACCGTGGTGATGGAAGAAGCACCGGACACCGATGGCCGCTTCTTCAAAGTGCCCAAGGTAATTGAACGGTAA